A window of the Pogona vitticeps strain Pit_001003342236 chromosome 4, PviZW2.1, whole genome shotgun sequence genome harbors these coding sequences:
- the LOC110071700 gene encoding vitamin D3 hydroxylase-associated protein isoform X1, giving the protein MMQEKLGELLPLQKINPPAVLAITCSSAAAIVLWKWVAHRRIQRKMEEARRWRDDSLEQMEKVVWKLKQKNPGVESEFILSLPLTELAMKLKEESLSPESVLYAYIKKALEVTREVNCVTDFIHDCEEQIQEVKRQNKKGLLYGVPVSIKDHIGCKGHISTCGLVQFLSTVEADDSVIVKVLKKQGAIPFVKTNVPQSMVNYDCSNLIFGQTINPLNHKKSPGGSSGGEGALIAAGGSILGFGTDVAGSIRLPSSFCGICGLKPTGPRLSSLGLASPIAGMKSVTATIGPMARDVDSLALCMKALLCDELFHLDPSVPPMPFKEEIYTSTKPLRIGYYDDDGYFEPSPSMRRAVRETKHLLQTSGHMLVPFEPPRINYVVDELFTRGLYSDGAATLVEKFKGDIVDPNLKSQINCYSIPIVVKRILAFILKPMYPRIARDLNALCGVGSAKELWKHHVAVAAYREEFLAEWRKLKLDVILCPVLGPAFNEGYPGKLFAATSYTNLYNVLNFPAGIVPVSTVTKADEEELKHYRGHYGDPWDKRLKEAVKDAVGLPVAVQCVALPWQEELCLRFMKEVEALVHEKRTQK; this is encoded by the exons ATGATGCAGGAAAAGCTGGGGGAGCTCCTGCCCCTGCAGAAAATAAATCCTCCCGCTGTTCTTGCCATCACCTGTAGCTCAGCTGCTGCAATTGTGCTGTGGAAATGGGTGGCACACAGGAGGATCcagaggaagatggaggaggccaGACGGTGGAGAGATGACAGCCTGGAGCAAATGGAGAAAGTGGTTTGGAAGTTAAAACAGAag AATCCTGGAGTCGAATCTGAATTCATCCTCTCCCTGCCATTAACAGAACTGGCAATGAAACTTAAGGAGGAGTCCCTTTCCCCAGAGAGTGTTCTGTATGCCTACATAAAGAAG GCTCTTGAAGTGACCCGGGAGGTGAACTGTGTGACTGATTTTATTCATGACTGTGAGGAGCAGATCCAGGAAGTGAAGAGGCAAAATAAGAAAGGTTTGCTGTATGGAGTTCCTGTCAGCATTAAGGACCACATTGGATGCAAG GGCCACATTTCTACATGTGGGTTGGTGCAGTTTCTCAGCACAGTGGAAGCAGATGACAGTGTGATAGTGAAAGTATTGAAGAAACAGGGGGCAATCCCGTTTGTGAAAACCAACGTCCCTCAGAGCATGGTCAA CTACGATTGCAGCAACTTAATCTTTGGTCAGACAATAAATCCCCTGAATCACAAGAAAAGTCCTGGAGGTTCCTCTGGAGGTGAAGGAGCACTGATTGCAGCAGGAGGGTCCATCTTGGGCTTTGGAACAGATGTCGCTGGAAGCATTCGCCTGCCGTCCAGTTTCTGTGGGATCTGTGGACTCAAACCCACAGGTCCTCGGCTGAG CTCTCTTGGTCTTGCTAGCCCTATAGCAGGCATGAAGTCAG TTACAGCAACAATTGGCCCAATGGCAAGAGATGTGGACAGCCTGGCTCTGTGTATGAAGGCTCTTTTATGTGATGAGTTATTCCACCTGGATCCCTCAGTACCACCCATGCCTTTCAAAGAGGAG ATCTATACCAGTACAAAGCCCCTCCGCATTGGAtactatgatgatgatggataTTTTGAGCCCTCTCCCAGCATGAGGAGGGCTGTTCGAGAAACCAAACATCTTCTTCAGACCTCAGGGCATATG CTTGTCCCTTTTGAACCTCCTCGCATAAACTATGTAGTTGATGAACTGTTCACTCGAGGCCTCTATTCTGATGGAGCTGCAACTTTAGTAGAGAAGTT cAAAGGAGATATTGTTGATCCAAATCTAAAATCGCAGATAAATTGTTACAGTATTCCCATTGTAGTGAAGAGGATCTTGGCATTCATCCTAAAACCTATG TATCCTCGGATTGCCAGAGACCTCAATGCCTTGTGTGGAGTTGG GTCAGCAAAAGAACTATGGAAACATCATGTAGCAGTGGCG GCTTACCGTGAAGAGTTCCTTGCAGAATGGAGGAAGCTGAAACTGGATGTCATCCTCTGTCCTGTCTTGGGCCCAGCATTTAATGAAGGCTACCCCGGGAAATTATTTG CGGCTACATCCTACACAAATTTGTACAATGTCCTAAACTTTCCTGCTGGGATTGTGCCTGTCAGCACGGTCACCAAAGCTGATGAAGAAGAGCTTAAACATTACAGAGGGCATTATGGTGACCCCTGGGACAAGAGGTTGAAAGAG GCTGTTAAAGATGCTGTGGGCCTCCCAGTGGCTGTCCAGTGTGTGGCTTTGCCTTGGCAGGAGGAGCTTTGCCTTCGGTTCATGAAGGAGGTGGAGGCTCTTGTTCATgagaaaagaacacaaaaatga
- the LOC110071700 gene encoding vitamin D3 hydroxylase-associated protein isoform X2, with amino-acid sequence MMQEKLGELLPLQKINPPAVLAITCSSAAAIVLWKWVAHRRIQRKMEEARRWRDDSLEQMEKVVWKLKQKNPGVESEFILSLPLTELAMKLKEESLSPESVLYAYIKKALEVTREVNCVTDFIHDCEEQIQEVKRQNKKGLLYGVPVSIKDHIGCKGHISTCGLVQFLSTVEADDSVIVKVLKKQGAIPFVKTNVPQSMVNYDCSNLIFGQTINPLNHKKSPGGSSGGEGALIAAGGSILGFGTDVAGSIRLPSSFCGICGLKPTGPRLSSLGLASPIAGMKSVTATIGPMARDVDSLALCMKALLCDELFHLDPSVPPMPFKEEIYTSTKPLRIGYYDDDGYFEPSPSMRRAVRETKHLLQTSGHMLVPFEPPRINYVVDELFTRGLYSDGAATLVEKFKGDIVDPNLKSQINCYSIPIVVKRILAFILKPMYPRIARDLNALCGVGSAKELWKHHVAVAAYREEFLAEWRKLKLDVILCPVLGPAFNEGYPGKLFAATSYTNLYNVLNFPAGIVPVSTVTKADEEELKHYRGHYGDPWDKRLKEAMEGAVGFPVAVQCVALPWQDELCLRFMREVENLTKKRSRVS; translated from the exons ATGATGCAGGAAAAGCTGGGGGAGCTCCTGCCCCTGCAGAAAATAAATCCTCCCGCTGTTCTTGCCATCACCTGTAGCTCAGCTGCTGCAATTGTGCTGTGGAAATGGGTGGCACACAGGAGGATCcagaggaagatggaggaggccaGACGGTGGAGAGATGACAGCCTGGAGCAAATGGAGAAAGTGGTTTGGAAGTTAAAACAGAag AATCCTGGAGTCGAATCTGAATTCATCCTCTCCCTGCCATTAACAGAACTGGCAATGAAACTTAAGGAGGAGTCCCTTTCCCCAGAGAGTGTTCTGTATGCCTACATAAAGAAG GCTCTTGAAGTGACCCGGGAGGTGAACTGTGTGACTGATTTTATTCATGACTGTGAGGAGCAGATCCAGGAAGTGAAGAGGCAAAATAAGAAAGGTTTGCTGTATGGAGTTCCTGTCAGCATTAAGGACCACATTGGATGCAAG GGCCACATTTCTACATGTGGGTTGGTGCAGTTTCTCAGCACAGTGGAAGCAGATGACAGTGTGATAGTGAAAGTATTGAAGAAACAGGGGGCAATCCCGTTTGTGAAAACCAACGTCCCTCAGAGCATGGTCAA CTACGATTGCAGCAACTTAATCTTTGGTCAGACAATAAATCCCCTGAATCACAAGAAAAGTCCTGGAGGTTCCTCTGGAGGTGAAGGAGCACTGATTGCAGCAGGAGGGTCCATCTTGGGCTTTGGAACAGATGTCGCTGGAAGCATTCGCCTGCCGTCCAGTTTCTGTGGGATCTGTGGACTCAAACCCACAGGTCCTCGGCTGAG CTCTCTTGGTCTTGCTAGCCCTATAGCAGGCATGAAGTCAG TTACAGCAACAATTGGCCCAATGGCAAGAGATGTGGACAGCCTGGCTCTGTGTATGAAGGCTCTTTTATGTGATGAGTTATTCCACCTGGATCCCTCAGTACCACCCATGCCTTTCAAAGAGGAG ATCTATACCAGTACAAAGCCCCTCCGCATTGGAtactatgatgatgatggataTTTTGAGCCCTCTCCCAGCATGAGGAGGGCTGTTCGAGAAACCAAACATCTTCTTCAGACCTCAGGGCATATG CTTGTCCCTTTTGAACCTCCTCGCATAAACTATGTAGTTGATGAACTGTTCACTCGAGGCCTCTATTCTGATGGAGCTGCAACTTTAGTAGAGAAGTT cAAAGGAGATATTGTTGATCCAAATCTAAAATCGCAGATAAATTGTTACAGTATTCCCATTGTAGTGAAGAGGATCTTGGCATTCATCCTAAAACCTATG TATCCTCGGATTGCCAGAGACCTCAATGCCTTGTGTGGAGTTGG GTCAGCAAAAGAACTATGGAAACATCATGTAGCAGTGGCG GCTTACCGTGAAGAGTTCCTTGCAGAATGGAGGAAGCTGAAACTGGATGTCATCCTCTGTCCTGTCTTGGGCCCAGCATTTAATGAAGGCTACCCCGGGAAATTATTTG CGGCTACATCCTACACAAATTTGTACAATGTCCTAAACTTTCCTGCTGGGATTGTGCCTGTCAGCACGGTCACCAAAGCTGATGAAGAAGAGCTTAAACATTACAGAGGGCATTATGGTGACCCCTGGGACAAGAGGTTGAAAGAG